In the Psychromicrobium lacuslunae genome, GTGGCACCGCGGTGGCGATGGCCCTGCAAGCCGCCACTTCGCTGCTCTTATTGCTCTTCGCGCAGCGAACTATCGGGCTCTTCGCTTGGGGCAATGGAAGTCTCAGTCAACTTGATCTACGCGGCGTCTGGCAAGTCGGCCCCATCGTGCTGATTGCCCTGCTGCTAGCCGTTCTCTACGGCCATAAATTTGATCTGCTGGCCCTCGGTGACGACGCCGTGACGGTCCTTGGGGCACGCCCCGGGGCGATTCGTTTGGGTGGAATCCTGCTCGCAGTCCTGCTCACTGGAGCTTCGGTGGCGCTCTGCGGCCCGCTTGGTTTCGTCGGGCTGAGCGCTCCCGCAATTGCTAGGCTGCTCGCCGCTAAGGTGCCGGGGCTGGTGAAACATCGAGCCTTGATTCCGCTTTCTGCGCTGTTGGGTGCCGTGGTGGTGCTCGGCGCCGATGTGCTGATTCGCTGGATCGGCGGGGTGAGTGCCGGAATCGAGATTCCCACCGGCGTGACCACCACCCTGGTGGGGGCTGTCTTCCTGATCGTGCTGGCGCGACGTGTCAAGGATGCCGGCGCGGCCGGCAAGCCCAGCGCGGCAAAGACCGGTCGACCAGCCTCGCGGCTGAAATTCACTCTGATGATCAGCTCGGCCAGCTTAGTGTTGACCGCCTCAGTGGTGCTCGGCATGTTGGGTGGTTTCACCTGGTTACTCGGTGGCGATGTGCTCAATTGGATCACCGGACAGGCGCCGCCCGGAGTGGCCTTTGCGCTGGATGAACGCTTTCCCCGCGTACTGGCTGCGGTGGCCGCGGGTGCTGCTTTAGCCGTCGCCGGAGCGGTGATCCAGAGTGTGAGCCGCAATCCACTCGCCGAGCCCTACACCACCGGTATCACCGCGGGCGCGGGCGTCGGTGTGATCGGTCTACTGATCGTGGTGCCGACGGCTGCCCCCTGGCAGGTTTCGATTGTTGCCTTGCTTGGTGCGCTGCTCGCCTTTGCGCTGGTGTACGGCTTGTCCTGGCGGGGCGGTATTGATTCGGCTCGGATCATGCTGATTGGTGTGGGCGCTAGCGCGGCTGGCGGTGCCATCACCACGTTCCTCTTGGTCAAGGCCGATCCCTGGAACACTCCGCTGGCGTTGACCTGGCTCTCCGGCACCACCTATGGTCGCAGCCTCGACCAGCTGATTCCGGTTGGAGTT is a window encoding:
- a CDS encoding iron ABC transporter permease, coding for MSLATAAPERSEQNPGFPRLLGKLSAPSVLVGALILTVLISLVHLTQGSSTVGVGDLFQMLIGNGDQGASDTFFSSRLPRLLAGLVAGVALGAAGALLQSISRNSLASPDTLGVTAGAAFTVTLVAALGIALPVWLGGLVGFLGGLLAAAVVFLLIAGRNTSVTRLVLGGTAVAMALQAATSLLLLLFAQRTIGLFAWGNGSLSQLDLRGVWQVGPIVLIALLLAVLYGHKFDLLALGDDAVTVLGARPGAIRLGGILLAVLLTGASVALCGPLGFVGLSAPAIARLLAAKVPGLVKHRALIPLSALLGAVVVLGADVLIRWIGGVSAGIEIPTGVTTTLVGAVFLIVLARRVKDAGAAGKPSAAKTGRPASRLKFTLMISSASLVLTASVVLGMLGGFTWLLGGDVLNWITGQAPPGVAFALDERFPRVLAAVAAGAALAVAGAVIQSVSRNPLAEPYTTGITAGAGVGVIGLLIVVPTAAPWQVSIVALLGALLAFALVYGLSWRGGIDSARIMLIGVGASAAGGAITTFLLVKADPWNTPLALTWLSGTTYGRSLDQLIPVGVALALLVPLLFLFRREIDVIGLDENTPRIVGIRLEPVRLLTLGVSVLLAASAVSVVGVVGFVGLVAPHIARSLVGSHSVKVLPLAALIGAVLVSVADTIGRTVIAPAQIPAGLIVALIGTPYFVYLLYRTR